A region from the Triticum aestivum cultivar Chinese Spring chromosome 3D, IWGSC CS RefSeq v2.1, whole genome shotgun sequence genome encodes:
- the LOC123073692 gene encoding cytosolic sulfotransferase 5 gives MAQYMPSREHEDGAEANQEVYQRFTNLVSSWPVSPGLSGFQIYRHESGWYTSLAPMVGAMVADACFTARPSDIVVATLPKSGTTWIKALLYSTMHRKEHPVDSGDHPFNSVSPHECVKFLEYQLYTASRIPDIGRLPDPRLFATHVPFVSLPRSVPGSGCKIVYVCRDPKDILVSQWKLSNKFRIRDGLEPLSVEAAADFFCDGLSPGGPYWDHVLGYWRAHMAHPERVLFFRYEDMIRDPAAHVSKLAEFVGRPFDAGEEDAGTVDAIVRLCSFENMTGLGATKEGKTELVVGAVENNWFFRRGMVGDWENHLPPETTRKIDAITHARFRDSGLHV, from the coding sequence ATGGCACAATATATGCCCTCCCGGGAACACGAAGACGGCGCCGAAGCAAACCAAGAGGTCTACCAACGGTTCACCAACTTGGTGTCCTCCTGGCCGGTCTCCCCGGGCCTCTCCGGCTTCCAGATCTACCGCCACGAAAGCGGTTGGTACACCAGCCTGGCTCCAATGGTGGGCGCCATGGTCGCTGACGCATGCTTCACCGCGCGCCCCTCCGATATCGTCGTGGCCACGCTGCCCAAGTCCGGGACGACGTGGATCAAAGCACTTCTCTACTCCACCATGCACAGGAAGGAGCACCCCGTAGACTCCGGCGACCACCCGTTCAACTCCGTCAGCCCACACGAATGCGTCAAGTTCCTGGAGTACCAGCTCTACACGGCGAGCAGGATCCCAGACATCGGCCGGCTCCCGGACCCGAGGCTCTTCGCGACGCACGTCCCATTCGTGTCGCTGCCGAGGTCCGTCCCAGGATCGGGCTGCAAAATCGTCTACGTGTGCCGCGACCCCAAGGACATCCTGGTCTCGCAGTGGAAGCTCTCCAACAAGTTCAGGATCAGGGACGGGCTGGAGCCGCTCTCCGTCGAGGCCGCCGCCGATTTCTTCTGCGACGGCTTGTCACCGGGAGGGCCATACTGGGATCATGTCCTTGGGTATTGGCGCGCGCATATGGCGCACCCCGAGCGGGTGCTATTCTTCCGGTACGAAGACATGATTCGGGACCCTGCGGCTCATGTGAGTAAGCTGGCGGAGTTCGTCGGACGCCCGTTCGACGCGGGGGAGGAGGATGCCGGTACGGTGGACGCCATTGTCAGGCTATGCTCGTTTGAGAACATGACCGGGCTCGGGGCCACCAAGGAAGGCAAGACCGAGCTCGTGGTAGGCGCGGTGGAGAACAACTGGTTCTTCCGGCGCGGCATGGTTGGGGACTGGGAGAACCATCTGCCGCCAGAGACGACACGGAAGATCGACGCCATCACCCACGCCAGGTTCAGGGATTCCGGCCTCCATGTCTAG